In one Juglans regia cultivar Chandler chromosome 11, Walnut 2.0, whole genome shotgun sequence genomic region, the following are encoded:
- the LOC108984735 gene encoding uncharacterized protein LOC108984735 — MVHQIKPQLRKIKTYLTLFPNSLIKLLPQHHEPKYKSKESIPRTTMSVHRVPLSLILLLFLANMVSCNEAGVKTGSAQANGSMVPLIEAGKMEKMMMVMNETRRKLGSFQICALCTCCGGAKGLCLPSPCCYAINCNIPNRPFGFCSFTPKTCNCFGCHL; from the exons ATGGTACACCAAATTAAGCCTCAGTTGAGAAAGATCAAGACCTATCTCACGCTCTTTCCGAATTCTCTTATTAAACTCTTGCCGCAACACCACGAACCAAAATACAAATCCAAAGAGAGCATCCCAAGAACCACGATGTCTGTTCATCGGGTCCCATTATCCCTGATATTGCTCCTCTTTTTAGCTAATATGGTTAGCTGCAATGAAGCAGGTGTGAAAACAGGTTCAGCCCAA GCAAATGGGTCGATGGTGCCTTTGATTGAGGCAGGGAAGATGGAAAAGATGATGATGGTCATGAACGAGACGAGGAGGAAGCTGGGGAGCTTCCAGATATGTGCACTATGCACTTGCTGTGGTGGGGCCAAAGGGCTGTGCTTGCCATCTCCTTGTTGCTATGCCATCAATTGCAACATTCCCAATAGGCCTTTTGGCTTCTGTTCTTTCACTCCAAAGACCTGTAATTGCTTTGGATGCCATCTCTAg